Genomic window (Acidobacteriota bacterium):
AGCGGGAGAGAACATCCTCAAACATCCGATTCAACCGGTTCTGGAGTTCGACCAGATCCCTAACCGGGTCCCATCGCTGGATCGCCATCAGTCACTTCCTATCGTCGGCCCCACCAGCAGGACCACCCCTAGATAGTACGACCAAATCCCCGTCATGTCCGCGTGAGTTCCCCGGTGGAAAGGGCCAGGGATTCGCCGTCGGTGGCGACATCGACCCGAACCGTATCGCCCGCCAGAAACTTGCCCTCCAGAAGGTCCAACGACAGTGGATCAAGGAGCCATTTCTGGATCGCCCGCTTCAGCGGCCTCGCGCCGAACGCCGGGTCGTAGCCCCATTCCGCCAGCCGGCCTCGCGCCGCGTCGCTGACCTCCAGGGACAACCCGCGCTCGCTGAGGATCCCGGCAAAGCGGGAAATCTGTAGATCGACGATCTGCGACAACGCGTCGCGACCAAGGGACTCGAACTCGATCGTCGAGTCCAGGCGATTGAGAAACTCCGGTCGGAACGTGTGTTGAAGGGCGTCGGGCTGAACGTTCGACGACAGGATCAAGATCGTGTTGCGGAAATCGACCGTACGGCCCTTGCCGTCCGTCAGTCGCCCGTCGTCCAGAACCTGGAGTAGGACGTTGAAGATCTCCGAATGAGCTTTCTCGATCTCGTCAAACAGGATCACGGAGTACGGTCGACGTCGCACCGCCTCGGTCAACTGTCCACCCTCGTCATGACCGACGTAGCCGGGAGGAGAACCGATCATTCTGGCTACCGAGTGTCTTTCGGAGTACTCCGACATGTCGAGTCGGACCAATGCCCTCTCGTCACCGAAGAGACTCTCCGCAAGCGCCTTGGCCAGCTCCGTCTTGCCGACGCCGGTAGGTCCGAGGAACAAGAACGTACCGACCGGCCGGGCAGGGTCCTTGAGGCCGGCTCGCGCGCGTCGGACCGCAGTTGCAGCGGCCGTGACCGCCTCGTTCTGTCCGATGACACGACAATGAAGATGGTCCTCGAGATGAATCAGCTTCTCGACCTCGCCCTCGAGGAGCTTCGCGGTCGGAATCCCGGACCACTCTGCCACGACGGTGGCGATGTTCTCGTCGGTGACTTCCTCACTCAGCATCGCGCCGTCTTTCTGGAGTTCTTCGAGGCACGCGTTCAGCTCCGTACGTCGAGACTCAAGCTCGGGGATCTCGCCATACCGCAACTCGGCGGCCCGCTCCAATGCGGATGCGCGTTCCGCCTTCTCGGTCTCTTCCCGCGTCTTTTCGATGCGCTTGTTGATCTCCTGAACCTCGTGGATCGCGCTCTTCTCGTTGTCCCACCGCTGCTTCATGGCGATGAGCTGTTCATTCAGATCCGCCAGCTCCGACTCGATCGCGGCGAGACGGTCGCGGGAAGCCCGATCGCTCTCCTGGGAGAGCGCCTGCTTCTCGACTTCAAGCTGCAGGGTCTTACGCTGCAGTTCGTCGATCTCGGTCGGCACCGAGTCGATCTGCATTTTCAGCAGCGCGGCTGCCTCGTCGATGAGATCGATCGCCTTGTCGGGGAGGAACCGGTCGCGGATATAGCGATCCGAGAGTGTTGCTGCGGCCACGAGGGCGGCATCCTGAATTCGAACACCGTGGTGAACCTCGTAGCGTTCCTTGAGACCGCGAAGGATCGAAATGGTATCCGGGACCGACGGTTCTCCCACCTTGACCGGCTGGAACCGTCTCTCTAGCGCCGAGTCTTTCTCGATGTATTTCCGATACTCGGCCAGGGTGGTCGCGCCGATGCAACGCAGCTCACCGCGTGCGAGTGCAGGCTTGAGGAGGTTGGCTGCATCCATCGCGCCTTCCGCCGCGCCCGCGCCGACCAGAGTGTGCAGCTCATCGATGAACAGGAGGTTGTTGCCGTCGGAGTCCTGAATCTCCTTCAGGACCGACTTCAGGCGATCCTCGAACTCACCTCGAAACTTCGCTCCCGCCACGAGCGCCCCCAGGTCGAGGGCCAGCAACGAGCGATCTTTTAGCGACTCCGGGACGTCGCCGTCCGCGATTCGTCTGGCGAGCCCCTCGGCAATCGCCGTCTTGCCCACACCCGGCTCGCCAATCAGGACCGGGTTGTTCTTGGTCCTGCGGGACAAGACCTGCATCGTGCGACGGATCTCGTCATCCCGCCCGATCACGGGATCGAGCTTGCCCTCCCGCGCCAGTTCCGTCAGGTCGCGGGCGTATTTTCGTAAAGCCTGAAGTTTGTCCTCGGGACTCGAGTCGGTGACCCGGCGGTCGCCGCGCACGTCGCGGAGTGCCGAGAGGACACCCTTCTCCGTCGCACCAAATCGCTTGAGCGTCTCGCCGGCACGGTCATTCCCGCGTGTCATTGCCAGGAGCAGATGCTCCGTCGACAGGTACTCGTCGCCGAACTCCTGGCGGAGCCCGTCGGCCTGTTTCAGTGTCTCCGCGAGCTGTCGGGAGGTCTGTGGTTCCGCTCCGCCCGCGACCGTTGGAAAGGTCGCGAGTTCTTGTTGAACGGCGTTCTGAATTCCGGCGGGATCGACTCCCAGTCGCTGCAGGATCGGTGTGACGATCCCTTCGCTCTGAGAGGTCAGCGCGGCCAGGAGATGCAGGGACGTCCACTCCGCGTGGCCGGCGCCCGCCGCGAGTTGCTGGGCGTTCTGGAGCGCGTCAATGGTCTTGAGCGTCATTCGTTCTGGGTTCATGGTCGTCTCCTGGAACCGGAACGGTCTCCGGGTTAGCGGGGGGTTGGGATTCTCTAGACGGTCTGTCAAGCCGGGCGGGGACGGTGGATCAGCGAGGGTCGAATCGACAGCGCACACGCATCCCGGGAACACTCTCTCCCTCGAAGCGGACGAATCTCGTTTCCGGGTCGCGGAGGATGTCGAACAGGTTTCCGGAAAGTGTGCCGCGGCCTCGGCCGCTATAACCGTCGGCTCCGAGGGCCAACACGTGGGGTGCCGAGAGGGAGAAGTCTCCACTCGAACTGTCCTGTGTATGGACACCCAGCACGGAGAGCACCAGAGGGCCGCCGGCGGTTTCGGCGCCGGCTTGTTCCTCATCGAGCGGTTTCCCGTCGCCGAATTCGATGCTGTCGCTATCGGTGATCTGCGGGGTCGGCGTCATTTGCAGGCGGTGTGCGAATTTCAGGTCGAGGATGGGCTGGACGAGGCGCCCTCGATCGATGAACGAACACCGCTCAGCGGCGATGCCCTCCGCGGTGAAGCGATAGGTGCCTGAGCGAAACGGGTGAAGCGGGTCAAATCGCAGGTGGATATCGTCTCGGAGGACGGCGTCCTCCGCGCCAAAGCGATCCAGGGCGAATTGTCCTTCACCATGAGAGACGACCGAGCCGCGGAGGTTGAACAGGAGCGTGCTGAGGACGTAGGACTGCACGACGTGGGGGTGCAGCAGGACCGACTGGACGCCGTCGGACATCGTGGCTTCTGCGCCGGCCAGGGCGTGGGCGAGGACCGCGATCCGTTGCAGGCGCGAGTCGATCCGCTCGGGGGATTCCAGCCGCCGAGAGCCGTGTCCGTCGCCGACCTCTCCGTTGACGTACACGTACCACCCGCACTGAGTGCCACGTGAGCGGACGTCGACCCCGTTGGAGTTTGTCAGACGAGCCGAGCGACGGGTGGCGGAGAGCGACCCACTCCAGGTGCGATAGCCCTCGCGATCGACATGGGCCTGCATTCTCTGAACCTGTTGCGCGAGCGGTTCAACGCTTCCGTCGGCGACCTCGGCC
Coding sequences:
- the clpB gene encoding ATP-dependent chaperone ClpB; this translates as MNPERMTLKTIDALQNAQQLAAGAGHAEWTSLHLLAALTSQSEGIVTPILQRLGVDPAGIQNAVQQELATFPTVAGGAEPQTSRQLAETLKQADGLRQEFGDEYLSTEHLLLAMTRGNDRAGETLKRFGATEKGVLSALRDVRGDRRVTDSSPEDKLQALRKYARDLTELAREGKLDPVIGRDDEIRRTMQVLSRRTKNNPVLIGEPGVGKTAIAEGLARRIADGDVPESLKDRSLLALDLGALVAGAKFRGEFEDRLKSVLKEIQDSDGNNLLFIDELHTLVGAGAAEGAMDAANLLKPALARGELRCIGATTLAEYRKYIEKDSALERRFQPVKVGEPSVPDTISILRGLKERYEVHHGVRIQDAALVAAATLSDRYIRDRFLPDKAIDLIDEAAALLKMQIDSVPTEIDELQRKTLQLEVEKQALSQESDRASRDRLAAIESELADLNEQLIAMKQRWDNEKSAIHEVQEINKRIEKTREETEKAERASALERAAELRYGEIPELESRRTELNACLEELQKDGAMLSEEVTDENIATVVAEWSGIPTAKLLEGEVEKLIHLEDHLHCRVIGQNEAVTAAATAVRRARAGLKDPARPVGTFLFLGPTGVGKTELAKALAESLFGDERALVRLDMSEYSERHSVARMIGSPPGYVGHDEGGQLTEAVRRRPYSVILFDEIEKAHSEIFNVLLQVLDDGRLTDGKGRTVDFRNTILILSSNVQPDALQHTFRPEFLNRLDSTIEFESLGRDALSQIVDLQISRFAGILSERGLSLEVSDAARGRLAEWGYDPAFGARPLKRAIQKWLLDPLSLDLLEGKFLAGDTVRVDVATDGESLALSTGELTRT
- a CDS encoding metallopeptidase TldD-related protein; amino-acid sequence: MSADALREYLEHQTGRPDGPAAWSLFVSEASGISLGIKDREIGSVHSPINLTRGGGARYLLVWNDGRVSRGHLERRQLESEPREVLQWARETAYDDPDAAHVSEPTPMPDVEIYDDAAAEVADGSVEPLAQQVQRMQAHVDREGYRTWSGSLSATRRSARLTNSNGVDVRSRGTQCGWYVYVNGEVGDGHGSRRLESPERIDSRLQRIAVLAHALAGAEATMSDGVQSVLLHPHVVQSYVLSTLLFNLRGSVVSHGEGQFALDRFGAEDAVLRDDIHLRFDPLHPFRSGTYRFTAEGIAAERCSFIDRGRLVQPILDLKFAHRLQMTPTPQITDSDSIEFGDGKPLDEEQAGAETAGGPLVLSVLGVHTQDSSSGDFSLSAPHVLALGADGYSGRGRGTLSGNLFDILRDPETRFVRFEGESVPGMRVRCRFDPR